The following are encoded together in the Zingiber officinale cultivar Zhangliang chromosome 8A, Zo_v1.1, whole genome shotgun sequence genome:
- the LOC122012762 gene encoding putative disease resistance protein RGA3: MAMVLDFFVSKFIKDTSDMVEKEIFKVLGVDKEIKTLQVWLGTINGYLRQAKQKRQGTDEIDIWVRKLKDIMYDADDIIDLCMIEGGKLLTAQVSSSSSTVSIPFNYLISCFKCLKYRHDIANQIISLNSRLEGLKNDAVIKNNLDQTIKEPVENANKVVFARETSHLQVEGDIVGMQIENATEKLISLILENNPKKTRVFGVVGTGGIGKSTLASKIFKDERIKENFPKRKWLYVSKNYIETDLLKKLIRFEEGSETKGEIFEGKSKAELENKLVTVLTRNTFIVLDDVWNSIVWTDFLRKPIVKCASSCTILITSRKEKVVTNMRPKYIHPVEKMNEESGWNLLKHLAFEGEEEDEISSLKEIGSKLVKKCDGLPLAIKAIGGVLYQQNKAKWEEVLESDVWKMDQIEEELRPLYLSYEDLTSRLKQCFLYCSLYSQKGMYYKEIVQFWIAEGLIMDDVPTEKQKTMEDIGEEIYRELIWRNVLEADAIVDVSKDYFSMHDHFRSLGAHLMREEGILYRHGREFKTDDNIKIRRLSVSNMGSKLVLPSQILKQGCLRTLILMDSRKTKTIEDSVLQELSCLRVLDLTSTSIEKIPDCIGDLLHLRYLDLDGTNIHEIPKTIGNLVNLQTLNISECQYLERLTESITMLHNLRCLEMRDTPLLTYVPKGIGKLGNFYNLQGFMVGQDDSTSEEGCDLEELKNLSKLRGISIYRLERAERGASALADKPFLKQLTLGWMQPDEDDTDEEDESEGSEEEEANEGGADDTVASESEADANDDEDAGNEKGDGNDDSSKQENENEEAEEAGNETEDETEEDEAEEEEKGWSDEQISKAERICNEMSQPSSSIEDLLFVEYPGRQLPSWMICSSLAESFPNLAYLKLLGLPCCTELPPLGTLPQLKYLSIERASAITTIGSRFLGSRSSAFPKLEVLQFEDMPRWEEWTFDGVEELTGHGTPLSVKLFPSLRDCVLIDCPKLRALPADLYRATDLNELCLRQTYQLGEIINLPMAYKFEVTNGSGLKKISNISSVRYLEVDNCPNLECVENLGKLQHLVLICSEETEQLPQWLSSLIEQHNNTSSTHRSFRKFEMQCSLQLLKTCLEGSENWDIIKQIPIVKVTTYSEKEYIRYTKDPYMYDPHVPAN, translated from the coding sequence ATGGCGATGGTTTTAGATTTTTTTGTCTCAAAATTCATCAAAGACACATCAGACATGGTGGAGAAGGAAATCTTTAAGGTGCTCGGCGTGGACAAAGAGATAAAAACCCTCCAAGTTTGGTTGGGAACGATCAATGGTTATCTTCGTCAAGCAAAGCAAAAGAGACAAGGAACTGATGAAATTGATATATGGGTAAGGAAGTTAAAAGATATCATGTATGATGCTGATGATATTATTGATCTTTGTATGATCGAAGGGGGGAAATTATTGACAGCTCAAGTCTCTTCAAGTTCATCGACTGTAAGCATCCCTTTCAACTATCTCATTTCATGTTTTAAGTGTCTTAAGTATCGCCATGATATTGCCAACCAAATTATATCTTTGAATAGTCGATTAGAAGGTCTAAAAAATGATGCtgttatcaaaaataatttagatcAAACAATAAAAGAACCGGTTGAAAATGCTAACAAAGTAGTATTTGCACGTGAAACATCTCACTTACAAGTGGAAGGAGATATTGTTGGGATGCAAATTGAAAATGCAACTGAGAAGCTAATTAGTTTGATACTTGAGAATAACCCAAAGAAAACTCGTGTGTTTGGAGTTGTGGGGACTGGGGGAATTGGAAAAAGCACTTTAGCAAGTAAAATATTTAAGGATGAACGGATCAAAGAGAATTTTCCAAAAAGGAAATGGTTGTATGTCTCTAAGAACTACATTGAAACTGATTTATTAAAGAAGTTGATTAGATTTGAGGAAGGAAGTGAAACTAAAGGGGAAATTTTTGAAGGAAAAAGTAAAGCAGAACTGGAGAACAAACTTGTGACTGTCCTCACAAGGAACACTTTCATTGTGTTAGATGATGTCTGGAATTCAATTGTGTGGACAGATTTCTTGAGGAAACCTATAGTTAAATGTGCTAGTAGTTGCACGATCCTAATTACATCTAGAAAGGAAAAGGTTGTAACGAATATGAGACCAAAATATATTCACCCAGTTGAAAAAATGAATGAAGAAAGTGGttggaatttgcttaaacatttagCGTttgaaggcgaagaagaagatgagatatCAAGTTTGAAAGAAATAGGGAGTAAACTTGTTAAAAAATGTGATGGATTACCTCTTGCAATTAAAGCTATTGGAGGGGTCCTATACCAGCAAAATAAAGCAAAATGGGAGGAGGTTCTTGAAAGCGATGTATGGAAGATGGACCAGATTGAAGAAGAATTAAGGCCTTTATACTTGAGTTATGAAGACTTAACATCTAGATTAAAACAATGTTTCCTTTATTGCTCTTTGTACTCTCAAAAAGGTATGTATTATAAGGAAATTGTTCAGTTTTGGATAGCTGAAGGTCTTATTATGGATGATGTTCCAACTGAAAAACAAAAAACGATGGAAGATATAGGGGAGGAGATCTATAGGGAGTTAATATGGAGGAATGTCTTAGAAGCTGATGCAATTGTAGATGTGTCCAAAGATTACTTTTCTATGCATGATCACTTCCGGTCTCTCGGTGCACATTTAATGAGAGAGGAAGGGATTTTATATCGACATGGTAGAGAGTTCAAAACAGATGATAATATAAAGATCCGTCGGTTATCGGTCTCTAATATGGGGTCCAAGCTAGTGTTACCCTCTCAAATTCTAAAACAAGGTTGTTTGAGAACTTTGATTCTCATGGACTCCCGGAAAACTAAGACTATTGAAGATAGTGTACTGCAAGAATTATCATGCTTGCGAGTTTTGGATCTCACTAGCACATCCATTGAAAAAATTCCAGATTGCATTGGGGATTTATTGCATTTAAGATATTTAGATCTTGATGGGACAAACATTCACGAGATTCCAAAGACTATTGGGAATCTTGTAAATCTTCAGACTCTAAATATCTCCGAGTGTCAGTACTTGGAAAGGCTTACTGAGTCCATCACTATGTTGCATAATCTAAGATGTCTTGAGATGAGAGATACTCCACTGCTGACTTATGTGCCCAAGGGAATTGGAAAGCTGGGAAATTTCTATAATCTTCAGGGATTCATGGTGGGGCAGGACGACTCAACCTCTGAAGAAGGCTGCGACTTGGAAGAACTGAAAAATCTCTCCAAGTTGAGAGGCATAAGCATTTACAGGCTTGAGAGGGCAGAAAGAGGAGCCTCTGCACTTGCAGACAAACCTTTCCTTAAGCAGCTAACGCTGGGATGGATGCAACCAGATGAGGATGATACAGACGAGGAGGATGAATCAGAAGgttcggaggaagaagaggctaATGAAGGAGGCGCCGATGATACAGTCGCTTCAGAGTCAGAAGCTGATGCCAATGATGATGAAGATGCAGGCAATGAGAAGGGGGATGGCAATGATGATAGCTCCAaacaagaaaatgaaaatgaGGAAGCAGAAGAAGCAGGCAACGAAACAGAAGACGAAACTGAGGAGGACGAggcggaggaagaagaaaaaggatgGAGCGATGAGCAAATTAGCAAAGCCGAGAGGATATGCAATGAAATGTCTCAGCCTTCATCAAGCATAGAAGACCTTCTCTTCGTTGAGTATCCGGGACGACAGCTCCCGAGCTGGATGATATGCTCTTCCCTGGCTGAATCTTTTCCAAATTTGGCATATTTGAAGCTCCTTGGTTTGCCATGTTGTACAGAGCTCCCTCCCTTGGGCACACTGCCCCAGCTGAAGTACCTCAGTATTGAACGGGCAAGCGCAATAACCACCATCGGTTCTCGATTCCTCGGATCAAGAAGCTCTGCATTTCCCAAACTTGAAGTGCTCCAATTCGAAGACATGCCTAGATGGGAGGAATGGACGTTCGATGGAGTAGAGGAGTTAACTGGTCATGGAACACCTCTTTCAGTGAAGTTGTTTCCAAGTCTCAGGGATTGTGTTCTCATCGACTGTCCAAAGCTAAGGGCTCTTCCTGCAGATCTCTACCGCGCCACCGACTTAAATGAATTGTGCCTGCGACAAACGTATCAGCTAGGAGAAATAATCAATCTCCCTATGGCGTACAAGTTCGAGGTGACAAATGGCAGTGGTTTGAAGAAGATATCCAACATCTCATCAGTAAGATATCTTGAGGTTGATAATTGTCCCAACTTGGAGTGCGTGGAAAATCTTGGCAAGCTGCAGCATTTGGTGTTGATATGTTCAGAGGAAACTGAACAGCTCCCGCAGTGGTTATCGTCCTTGATCGAGCAGCATAACAACACATCAAGCACTCACAGGAGTTTCAGAAAATTCGAGATGCAATGCAGCCTGCAACTACTGAAGACCTGTCTTGAGGGCAGCGAGAATTGGGACATCATCAAGCAAATTCCTATTGTCAAAGTCACAACATATTCTGAAAAAGAATATATACGCTATACCAAGGATCCCTACATGTATGATCCGCACGTTCCTGCTAATTGA